From the genome of Pseudomonas sihuiensis:
GCCGGCACGGCGCGCGGGGTCGAGCGGGCTATGAATCACCGCACCGGGTAATGCGCGAATACCGTCGTTCAGGCGCTGCACCCGTTTCTCCAGCAAGGCGCCGACCCGCTCCATACCCACTTCTTCGAGCAACGACAAACTCGCCTCTAGGGCGAAGGCGCCGAGCATGTTCGGGCTGCCGCATTCGAAGCGCCGCGCACTGCGGGCCGGTTGCCAGTCCTGGCGGGTGTAATCGCCGGCGTGCTCCAGCATGTGCCAGCCGTACTCGTTCAGTTTCAGCTGGTCGCGTACCGCACTGCGGCAATAGAACACCCCCAGGCCCTCCGGGCCGAGCATCCATTTGTGGCCGTCGGCCATGGCGAAGTCGCAGTTGTAGGCCTGGACATCGAAGGGCAGGGCGCCCAGCTGCTGGATGGCATCGATGCAGAACAGCACGCCATGCTGGCGGCAGCCGCGACCAAGGCGCGGCAGATCCAGGCGCAGGCCGCTGGCGAACTGCACGGCGCTGATCGACAACAGGCGTGTTCGCGGGGTGAAGGCGGCGAGCAGCGCTGCTTCCGGATCTTCGCCCTTGAGGCTGACCTCGACCACCTCCACACCCTGGGCGGCCAACGCCAGCCAGACGATGCGGTTGGAAGGGAATTCCTCGTCGCTGATGATCACCTGATCGCCGGCTCGCCAGTCCAGGCCGAATGCCACGAAGGACAGTGCCTCGGAGGTATTTTTGACCAGCGCAATATCACCGGTGCTTGGTGCGTTCATCAGACGCACAAGGCGTTCGCGTAGGCTACGCTCCAGTTTCAACCAGTCGGGATAATCACGTGCGCCGCTGGTCACGTTCGCTTCCGAGAACCGCCGCACCGCTTCAGCGCTGCGTTTCGGCCAGGGGGCGACCGCCGCATGGTTCAGATAGCGCAGTCCATTTTCCAGGGGGAACTCATCATGAAACACGTACATGGTCGGATGATCCGTGCAATTTGGCCGCATTTGGGCATAATAAGCGGCTTCGATTTTTGACCCCGTAGTCCCTTTATGCAGAAAGAACCCCGTAAGGTCCGCGAATTCCGTCGCCGCGAGCAAGAAATTCTCGATACCGCGCTGAAACTCTTCCTCGAACAAGGAGAAGACAGCGTTACTGTCGAGATGATCGCTGATGCGGTCGGTATCGGCAAAGGCACTATCTACAAGCACTTCAAGTCCAAGGCGGAGATCTACCTGCGCCTGATGCTCGACTACGAGCGTGATCTCAACGAGCTGCTGCATTCGGCTGACGTGGATCGTGACAAGGAAGCGCTGTCGCGTGCGTACTTCGAATTCCGCATGCGCGATCCGCAGCGCTATCGCCTGTTCGACCGCCTGGAAGAAAAGGTGGTCAAGGGCAATCAGGTGCCGGAAATGGTCGAGCAGTTGCACAAGATCCGTGCTTCCAACTTCGAGCGTCTGACCCAGCTGATCAAGGGCCGCATCGCCGAAGGCAAGCTGGAAGACGTGCCGCCGTACTTCCACTATTGCGCAGCCTGGGCCCTGGTGCACGGCGCCGTGGCGCTGTATCACTCGCCGTTCTGGAGCAACGTGCTCGAGGATCAGGAAGGCTTCTTCCAGTTCCTCATGGACATCGGCGTACGCATGGGTAACAAGCGCAAGCGCGACGCCTGATGCCTGGCATGTCGGCCACGGTAATGTGCCGTGGCTGACATAGCGATATACTCCGGTTCTTAACGAACTGGAGCTCTCAATGATCGTCGATCGCCAGGGCAGACGCTTTCGCAACCTCCGCGTCAGCCTGACCGCCGCCTGCAACTACGCCTGCACCTATTGTGTGCCGAACGGCAAGCGTCTGGTCGCCGCTCAGGACGAACTCTCCGCCGACGCCATGGCGCGTGGCGTGGCTTATCTGATCGAAGCAGCCGGCATCGAGCGCCTGCGCATCACTGGTGGTGAACCGCTGGTCAGCACGCGCCTGGAGCCTTTCCTGCGCCAGGTCAGCCAACTCGGTCTCGACGATATCAGCCTGACCACCAACGGCCAGTTGCTCGAGCGCAAGCTACCGCTGCTGGTCGAATGCGGTATCCGCCGTCTCAACGTTTCCCTCGATACCCTCGACGCCGACGCCTTTCGCAGCATCGCCCGCGGCGGCGACCTGGCCACCGTGCTGGCCGGCATGGAAGCGGCGCGCGAAGCCGGGATGAAGATCAAGGTCAACATGGTGCCGTTGCGCGGGCAGAACCTCGACCAGGTACTGCCGCTGCTGGAGTACTGCCTGGAACGCGGTTTCGAGCTGCGCTTCATCGAACTGATGCGCATGGGCCACCTGGCGCGTGACCCCAATGCCTTCAACCAGCAATTCGTCGGTCTGCCCGAGCTGCTCGAGCTGATCGGCAGCCGCCACCAGTACGTTCAGGCCAGCGCACCAGTGGACGCCACGGCGATGCGCTACGCCATTCCCGGTGCCGGTCATTTCGGCGTGATCGCCAACGAAAGCGTGCCGTTCTGCCGTACCTGCTCGCGTCTGCGCCTGTCGTCTACCGGCTGGTTGCACGGCTGCCTGTCGTCGAGCAACCGCCACTTCGTTGGCGACCTGCTGGACAAACCCCGTCACCAGGCCTTGCCGGCGCTGCAGCGGCTGCTGGTCAAGGCCCTCGGCGACAAGCAGGACCTGGCCTTCTCCGGCGGTGTCACCGTGATGAAGATCATCGGCGGCTGATGCTTGGGTTGGCTGTTCTGGAACGGCTTAGCTACGCAATCCTTTCTCGGCGACTGCCGACTGCTCTCTGAAAAAGAAAGCGGGTGCTTTTCATCAGGCTTTCGGTCCAGCCCAAAAGAAAGCCGCCCGAAGGCGGCTGCGAGCGTCAGGCGTATCGTCTTTCCAGGCGCCCGACGCTTGTCTCGTGATTACTTCTTCACTGCCTGCAGGTAATCCTTGAGGGTCTGCTCATCAGCTGATTTGACCGTCATGCCCTCCGGGCCGCTGCCGATGCCGGTG
Proteins encoded in this window:
- a CDS encoding aminotransferase class V-fold PLP-dependent enzyme, translated to MYVFHDEFPLENGLRYLNHAAVAPWPKRSAEAVRRFSEANVTSGARDYPDWLKLERSLRERLVRLMNAPSTGDIALVKNTSEALSFVAFGLDWRAGDQVIISDEEFPSNRIVWLALAAQGVEVVEVSLKGEDPEAALLAAFTPRTRLLSISAVQFASGLRLDLPRLGRGCRQHGVLFCIDAIQQLGALPFDVQAYNCDFAMADGHKWMLGPEGLGVFYCRSAVRDQLKLNEYGWHMLEHAGDYTRQDWQPARSARRFECGSPNMLGAFALEASLSLLEEVGMERVGALLEKRVQRLNDGIRALPGAVIHSPLDPARRAGILNFSLAGWNNPALYQRLREEQVICVQRGPGVRLSPHFYTQEQVIEETLGLLTQLAKG
- a CDS encoding TetR/AcrR family transcriptional regulator, translated to MQKEPRKVREFRRREQEILDTALKLFLEQGEDSVTVEMIADAVGIGKGTIYKHFKSKAEIYLRLMLDYERDLNELLHSADVDRDKEALSRAYFEFRMRDPQRYRLFDRLEEKVVKGNQVPEMVEQLHKIRASNFERLTQLIKGRIAEGKLEDVPPYFHYCAAWALVHGAVALYHSPFWSNVLEDQEGFFQFLMDIGVRMGNKRKRDA
- a CDS encoding GTP 3',8-cyclase MoaA, coding for MIVDRQGRRFRNLRVSLTAACNYACTYCVPNGKRLVAAQDELSADAMARGVAYLIEAAGIERLRITGGEPLVSTRLEPFLRQVSQLGLDDISLTTNGQLLERKLPLLVECGIRRLNVSLDTLDADAFRSIARGGDLATVLAGMEAAREAGMKIKVNMVPLRGQNLDQVLPLLEYCLERGFELRFIELMRMGHLARDPNAFNQQFVGLPELLELIGSRHQYVQASAPVDATAMRYAIPGAGHFGVIANESVPFCRTCSRLRLSSTGWLHGCLSSSNRHFVGDLLDKPRHQALPALQRLLVKALGDKQDLAFSGGVTVMKIIGG